A stretch of the Janthinobacterium sp. 64 genome encodes the following:
- a CDS encoding IS5 family transposase: protein MQKSFSDLEYAAKKKLTRRDRFLAEIDSVTPWGKLHKAVEPFYPKVEGAGRPPIALARMLRMYVAQQCFGLSDEGIEDAIYDSQSIRAFVGIDLGRESAPDATTLLKFRHLLEANNLTRQIFDMINGHLAEKGLMMREGTIVDATLIAAPPSTKNKDGKRDPEMHQSKKGNDWHFGMKAHIGVDATSGLVHTVIGTAGNVADVTQAHALLHGDETAALGDAGYQGVEKRPENIGKSVTWHVAMKRSKRKALPNNKLGRLTEKLEHLKASVRAKVEHPFHVIKNLFRHRKTRYRGLAKNTAQLFTLFAFANLVLAGRRFTITESRNPS from the coding sequence ATGCAAAAGAGCTTCTCCGACCTTGAATACGCCGCCAAGAAGAAACTGACGCGGCGCGACCGCTTCCTGGCCGAGATCGACAGCGTAACGCCGTGGGGCAAGTTGCATAAAGCCGTCGAGCCGTTCTATCCGAAGGTCGAAGGCGCCGGCCGGCCACCGATCGCACTGGCGCGCATGCTGCGCATGTACGTGGCCCAGCAATGCTTTGGTTTGTCGGACGAAGGTATCGAAGACGCGATCTATGACAGCCAGTCCATTCGTGCTTTCGTCGGCATCGACTTGGGCCGCGAATCGGCACCGGACGCGACGACCCTGCTGAAGTTCCGCCACCTGCTTGAGGCCAACAACCTAACGCGCCAGATCTTCGACATGATCAACGGGCATTTGGCCGAGAAAGGCTTGATGATGCGCGAAGGCACCATCGTCGACGCCACGCTGATCGCCGCGCCACCGTCGACCAAGAACAAGGACGGCAAACGTGATCCGGAAATGCACCAGTCGAAGAAAGGCAACGACTGGCACTTTGGCATGAAGGCCCACATCGGCGTCGATGCCACTTCTGGCCTGGTGCATACGGTCATCGGCACGGCCGGCAATGTCGCCGATGTGACACAGGCGCACGCACTGCTGCACGGCGACGAGACCGCCGCGCTCGGCGACGCCGGCTATCAGGGCGTGGAAAAACGGCCCGAAAACATCGGCAAGTCGGTGACATGGCACGTGGCCATGAAGCGCTCCAAACGCAAGGCGCTGCCCAATAACAAACTGGGGCGCCTGACAGAAAAGTTGGAGCATCTGAAGGCCAGCGTGCGGGCAAAAGTCGAGCATCCGTTTCATGTCATCAAGAACCTGTTCCGTCATCGTAAGACGCGCTATCGCGGTTTGGCCAAGAACACTGCACAGCTTTTTACCTTGTTCGCCTTTGCCAACTTGGTACTGGCCGGGAGACGTTTTACGATCACCGAATCCCGTAATCCGTCTTGA
- a CDS encoding flagellar hook-basal body protein, with the protein MAIAGNGMQHDLQRLETISQNVANVLTPAYKRQMVVGSAFAAHMQGTLEQGAAAPSILPSSLTIDPSAGSLRYTANTQDVAIEGAAFFEVESRSGPQYTRQGALRVDVTGRLVGAHDLPLAGATGDIILTPEPFSIDANGDVRQGERITGRLKLVHFANPEALVPVGGGLYAQGNAHLAERDMSSKVRAGFQEASNVNSAQEMVRLTETVRHFEALQKIMQGYDDVLEKTIRKLGEF; encoded by the coding sequence ATGGCTATAGCCGGCAACGGTATGCAACACGACTTGCAGCGACTGGAAACGATCAGCCAGAACGTGGCGAATGTGCTGACGCCTGCTTATAAAAGACAGATGGTGGTCGGCTCCGCGTTTGCTGCGCATATGCAGGGCACGTTGGAGCAAGGCGCTGCCGCCCCATCTATTCTTCCTTCTTCCCTGACTATCGACCCTTCCGCCGGTTCTTTACGCTACACCGCCAATACGCAGGATGTGGCGATAGAAGGCGCTGCCTTTTTTGAAGTGGAAAGTCGTTCCGGCCCGCAGTACACGCGGCAGGGCGCATTGCGCGTGGATGTGACTGGCCGCCTGGTGGGCGCACACGATCTGCCGCTGGCCGGCGCCACTGGCGACATTATTCTTACTCCCGAGCCTTTTAGTATCGATGCGAATGGCGATGTGCGCCAGGGAGAGCGTATTACCGGGCGATTAAAGCTCGTGCATTTCGCCAATCCGGAAGCGCTGGTGCCTGTCGGCGGTGGTTTGTATGCGCAGGGAAATGCGCATCTGGCGGAACGCGATATGAGCAGCAAGGTGCGCGCCGGATTTCAGGAAGCATCGAATGTCAATTCCGCTCAGGAGATGGTGCGCCTGACGGAAACCGTACGTCATTTCGAAGCGCTGCAAAAAATCATGCAGGGTTATGACGATGTGCTGGAAAAAACGATACGCAAGCTTGGGGAGTTTTAA
- the flgG gene encoding flagellar basal-body rod protein FlgG, with the protein MNDSLYIAATGMHMQQKSVDTIANNLANVNTPGFKKGRVSFEDMVSREVSRAARGDDVQAGQNLWQGRGVGIFSLSQVFTAGDLKKTDSAMDVAIKGEGFFEVVDVDGTPAYSRGGTLSVDKNGFLATADGHVFKPAIHVGTDAREVTLSTDGRVMVSRDKGEASEAGRIELARFSDTTGLLSLGGNLYKPSVRSGDAIYGKPGDDGMGTVAQGFVESSNVKLIEEMVDLMVAQRAYESSVKVIQASDEMLGMSNNLRK; encoded by the coding sequence ATGAACGATTCGCTCTATATCGCCGCCACTGGCATGCACATGCAGCAAAAAAGTGTCGACACCATCGCCAATAACTTGGCGAATGTGAATACGCCTGGTTTTAAAAAGGGGCGCGTCAGTTTTGAAGACATGGTCAGCCGCGAGGTGTCGCGTGCGGCGCGCGGCGATGATGTGCAGGCTGGGCAGAACCTGTGGCAAGGACGCGGTGTCGGTATCTTTTCGCTATCCCAGGTATTTACTGCCGGCGACTTGAAGAAGACTGACTCGGCCATGGATGTCGCCATCAAGGGCGAGGGTTTTTTCGAGGTGGTCGACGTCGATGGTACCCCTGCTTATAGCCGCGGCGGGACCTTGTCGGTCGATAAGAACGGTTTTCTGGCCACTGCCGATGGTCACGTATTCAAACCGGCGATCCATGTGGGTACCGATGCGAGGGAAGTTACTTTGAGCACCGATGGCCGTGTGATGGTGAGCCGCGACAAAGGCGAGGCAAGCGAAGCGGGGCGTATCGAGCTGGCACGGTTTTCCGACACGACCGGCCTGCTGTCGCTGGGCGGTAACTTGTACAAACCGTCGGTACGTTCCGGCGATGCGATCTACGGCAAGCCGGGCGACGATGGAATGGGAACCGTGGCGCAAGGTTTCGTCGAGTCGTCGAACGTCAAGCTGATTGAGGAAATGGTCGACCTGATGGTGGCGCAACGCGCTTACGAAAGCAGCGTGAAAGTAATCCAGGCATCCGATGAAATGCTGGGCATGAGCAACAATCTGCGGAAATAA
- the flgA gene encoding flagellar basal body P-ring formation chaperone FlgA: protein MAAARCMHRWLACVPLAVLGIAAHASTVKIDLRDEVLLSSPRMVLSDLAKIDAGDVRLTQLIAALPVGRAPLAGHVDRRSRAELEVALRGQQFPLGQRIEWQGARSVTIRRESRALDPALPLAEAVRHVSAVFGPQYAALELSLATPLAELALPPGQVECRARAIENHPLRARLPVWVDVFVDGALYRSVVVTLAVVARQEVYVARRALAEGDTVTAQDVVLGVRDVAGLADVAMKPEALAGAPRLRGALAQGQVLTVRQVVPAGMVMRGDRVAVAVRNHGILLETVAVAQADGQLGQMVPVKMQQSSEAVSAKVIAPGQVRIDGR from the coding sequence ATGGCTGCCGCGCGTTGCATGCACCGCTGGCTGGCCTGCGTGCCGCTTGCCGTGCTGGGTATCGCGGCCCATGCCTCGACTGTAAAAATTGATTTGCGCGACGAAGTCTTGCTGAGCAGCCCGCGCATGGTGTTGTCGGATCTTGCCAAGATCGATGCGGGTGACGTGCGGCTGACACAGCTCATTGCCGCGCTGCCGGTGGGCCGCGCACCTCTGGCTGGACATGTCGACCGGCGCAGCCGTGCTGAACTGGAAGTGGCTTTGCGTGGGCAGCAGTTTCCATTGGGGCAGCGTATCGAATGGCAGGGCGCGCGCAGCGTGACGATACGCCGTGAAAGCCGCGCGCTGGACCCGGCCTTGCCGCTGGCCGAGGCGGTCAGGCATGTGTCGGCAGTGTTCGGCCCACAGTATGCGGCGCTGGAATTGAGCCTGGCGACGCCGCTGGCGGAGCTGGCCTTGCCACCCGGCCAGGTGGAATGCCGGGCGCGTGCCATCGAGAACCATCCCTTGCGGGCACGGCTGCCCGTATGGGTCGACGTATTCGTCGATGGCGCCTTGTACCGCTCGGTGGTGGTGACCTTGGCGGTCGTGGCGCGGCAAGAGGTATATGTAGCGCGCCGCGCGCTGGCCGAGGGCGACACGGTGACGGCGCAGGACGTGGTGCTAGGCGTGCGCGATGTGGCTGGCCTGGCGGATGTGGCAATGAAGCCGGAGGCGCTGGCCGGCGCACCGCGTTTGCGGGGGGCACTGGCGCAGGGACAGGTCTTGACTGTCCGGCAAGTGGTGCCGGCCGGCATGGTCATGCGTGGCGACAGGGTGGCGGTAGCGGTCAGGAATCACGGAATTTTGCTGGAAACAGTAGCGGTGGCGCAAGCGGATGGACAGCTCGGACAAATGGTGCCTGTCAAAATGCAGCAGAGTAGCGAGGCGGTCAGTGCAAAAGTCATCGCGCCGGGCCAGGTGCGAATCGATGGAAGGTAG
- a CDS encoding flagellar basal body L-ring protein FlgH: MRYLKIVGYLAMLAGMACAHADSLYQPGSYQSLTSDLRPRRAGDLITVMVYENASATSTANTSAGRDAGVGLDIQRPGRGYAAGINANNQMDGRGRTAREGRVLAQITVSVREVLAGGDLIVAGEQILNVNNEQQTIKVEGRIRPQDVSDANVVLSTRIADAKISYAGQGDLADSQRPAWWQRFLTFFGL, translated from the coding sequence ATGCGTTACTTGAAAATTGTAGGCTACTTGGCGATGCTGGCAGGCATGGCGTGCGCGCACGCGGACAGTCTGTATCAGCCTGGCAGCTACCAATCGCTGACTTCGGATTTGCGGCCGCGCCGGGCTGGCGACCTGATTACCGTGATGGTGTATGAAAATGCCAGCGCCACCAGCACTGCCAATACCAGCGCCGGGCGCGATGCCGGCGTGGGTCTCGATATCCAGCGCCCTGGCCGCGGATATGCCGCTGGCATCAATGCGAATAACCAGATGGATGGACGTGGCCGCACGGCGCGCGAAGGCCGCGTACTGGCGCAAATTACGGTCAGCGTGCGCGAAGTGCTGGCTGGCGGCGACCTGATCGTCGCCGGTGAACAAATATTGAATGTGAATAACGAGCAGCAGACGATCAAGGTGGAGGGCCGCATACGCCCGCAGGACGTGTCCGATGCGAACGTGGTCTTGTCGACCCGCATCGCCGATGCGAAGATCAGCTACGCCGGCCAGGGAGACCTGGCTGACTCTCAGCGCCCGGCCTGGTGGCAGCGTTTCCTGACCTTCTTCGGATTGTAA
- a CDS encoding flagellar basal body P-ring protein FlgI encodes MIKHLLRASLLAALLCSGWCQAEVIRIKDLGKMAGWRDNALTGYGIVTGLAGTGDSSRNKATRQSIANMLSRFDMSIVADDVQSRNVAAVMVTATLSPFARAGETLDVTITSIGDARSLVGGALMLAPLKGPDGRIYALAQGPVSVGGYKYDMNGNVVQKNHPTVASVPGGAVVEVGVPADVTYAGQSVTFVLAEPDYTTATRVASAINRALGADLAVAQDAAGIEVRIPEARRSRVTDFLTALENVTVEPDRRARVVINERTGTVVSGGDVRISKVVVSHGELKVTILTDNSVSQPLLVSRVGDGVRSMRIANSRVDVEERGETGYVAATSNTVADLVQSLARLKTNTRDMISILRAVKAAGALHAELVVQ; translated from the coding sequence ATGATCAAACATCTATTGCGCGCCAGCCTTCTGGCGGCGTTGCTGTGCAGCGGCTGGTGCCAGGCCGAGGTGATACGCATCAAGGACCTCGGCAAGATGGCGGGCTGGCGCGATAATGCGCTGACCGGTTATGGCATCGTGACAGGCTTGGCCGGCACGGGGGACTCCAGCCGCAACAAGGCGACGCGCCAGTCGATCGCCAATATGCTGTCGCGCTTCGACATGAGTATCGTGGCTGATGACGTGCAGAGCCGCAACGTCGCCGCGGTCATGGTCACTGCCACGCTGTCGCCATTCGCCCGTGCCGGCGAAACGCTCGACGTGACTATTACTTCGATCGGCGACGCGCGCAGCCTGGTTGGCGGCGCGCTAATGCTGGCGCCGTTAAAGGGGCCGGATGGCCGTATTTATGCGTTGGCGCAAGGCCCCGTATCGGTCGGCGGCTATAAGTACGACATGAACGGCAACGTCGTGCAGAAAAATCATCCGACCGTCGCGTCGGTGCCTGGCGGCGCCGTCGTCGAGGTTGGCGTGCCGGCCGACGTTACGTATGCTGGCCAGAGCGTCACCTTTGTCCTGGCCGAGCCGGACTATACGACTGCCACTCGGGTCGCCAGTGCCATCAACAGGGCACTGGGCGCGGACCTGGCGGTGGCGCAGGATGCAGCAGGCATCGAGGTGCGCATACCCGAGGCACGGCGCAGCCGCGTTACCGATTTCCTGACAGCATTGGAAAACGTCACGGTCGAGCCGGACAGACGCGCTCGCGTTGTGATCAACGAGCGTACGGGGACCGTGGTATCGGGCGGCGACGTGCGCATTTCCAAGGTCGTGGTGTCGCATGGCGAGCTGAAGGTCACCATCCTCACCGACAATTCGGTATCCCAGCCATTGCTGGTGAGCCGCGTCGGCGACGGCGTGCGCAGCATGCGCATCGCTAACAGCCGGGTCGATGTGGAAGAACGGGGTGAAACGGGTTACGTGGCGGCGACCAGCAATACGGTGGCCGACCTAGTGCAGTCGCTGGCGCGCCTGAAGACGAATACACGCGACATGATTTCGATCCTGCGTGCCGTCAAAGCTGCCGGTGCACTGCATGCGGAGCTGGTGGTGCAATAA